TCCGATTTCTCCTGAATTACTGTTCGTCTGCAAGCGTATGGACTGTTCCCTCATCGTGCTAATGATATTTTGAAGCTGTTCTGGAAATTTATTGCGGCTAACAAGCATCATGATCTCTGCCTTATCAACAGATGCATCCACATCATAAGCGTCCACTGCCTCGCGATTTTCTGCGAGGATTTCGTCGTAAACTGTAATAAGACTCAATACTTTAGAACGATATGAAGCGAGGAATACGATACTCTCCTGTTCATCTTCAACGAGTGGATTTTCTACAACTTCTTTTATCATTTCAGAAGGTAATTTCAGATATGCCAGGGCACGTTCGAAGTCTTTTTCTAGCACTTCTCGACTATTGTCGAACTTAGCGTAACGTTTACTGCTTGTAATCGACTTATCGGCATATGCGATAAACTCAAGTTTCGCAAACTTATCTTCTTCCAACTTTAAAGTTTCCCTACGTTTCTCACGTTCAACCCTATACTTTGCTTTCAATTCTTCTATATCCTCAACAGTAACTTCCTTTGATGTCATCTCTTCAGGGTTATTCTTTTGTTCGAACATTAAAGATGCCGTAATGAATCCGAACAGGAATACACTGGCGATACTGACTGCCCAAACGACCAAATTAGGCTTGAATCTATTTTTCACCCTGAAGGAAGTTTCATCAGTCCCTGGCTTGGCAGTATCCTCTTCAATTTTCTGGAGCACTTCCTCACTGTCGAATGTTGAAGGGATGCGCTCATACGACTTTTTGAGAAATTCCATTCGTTTTTCGAATTTATTATTTTCCATAACTCGCACCTCCATTCTTGTCGATTGCTTTTTTCAAGCCATCCTTAGCGCGATGTAATCGTGTTTTCACAGTGGATAGAGGGATATTTAGCACGTCGGCAATTTGTTGGTACGATAAGTCCTGAAAATAGAAAAGTATAAGTGGTATCCGGTATTTTTCATCAAGCTTCAAAATCGCATTATGCAGTTCGAGGTCTTCTTCGAATAGAAGTATCTGCGTTTCAGCTGAATTCTGAGCTGGATAGAGGTTAGTTCCGTTAGCCTTCGCTTTTTTTTCCCGTTCACGATGTTCTTTCCTGTAGTAATCACGGGCCGTATTTAACGTAACCTTATATAACCATGTCGTGAAACGGTCTTGTTTGAATTGATGCAGAAACCTGTAAAGCTTGATGAACACTTCTTGCGTAACATCCGGTATATCGTCAAGATGCACACCGCATTGGTAGGCAAATTTCTCTACCGTCCGATAACGTAAATTCATTAGTTCTCCATAGGCAACCTTATCCCCTTGTTGGGCTTTTATTATCAATTCCATTTCGTCCATGATTCCACCCCCCTCTTACTTCTATAGGTGATACGTTGCTTTGTTGGTAATTGTTTCAAAGTGCTTTAGCATTCATCTTAAATCATGTACAATAAGTAAGCCTTAACTATAGAAAAGAGTGATATCTTTATGAAGCAACGTGATCAATGGTCATCAAAAATCGGATTCGTTCTCGCAGCTGCCGGTAGTGCGATCGGACTCGGCGCAATATGGAAATTCCCATATATGGTAGGGATGAACGGCGGAAGTGTCTTCCTTCTACTGTTCATTATTTGTACAATTGCAATCGGACTTCCGATTTTGCTTGCAGAGTTCGTCATCGGTCGTATGGGACAGGCTGATGCAATTACATCACTAAAACGATTGGCGCCAGGTAAAAAGTGGCCTTTGATTGGCTGGATGGGACTTGCAGTTTCATTCATTCTCCTGTCATTTTACAGCGTGGTCGGCGGTTGGATTCTTTCCTACTTAACTCGAGCTATTTTCTTCAAACTCGATGCAACGAATCACGGAGATCTATTTAATACAATTATCGCCAATCCAGTAGAAGTTCTATTTGCCCAGGCGGTATTTATGGGGATGACAATTTGGATCGTCCAAAGTGGTATTAAAGGAGGTATCGAGCGGGCGAGCAGGTGGATGATGCCAATGCTGTTCATATTCTTCATTATTCTTGCAATCCGTTCATTAACATTGGATGGTGCAATGGAAGGTGTTCGATTCCTGTTTGTACCTGATTGGTCGCACTTGACAGGTTCGACATTTTTACTTGCACTTGGTCAAGCTTTCTTCTCACTGAGTGTTGGAGTAACGGCAATGATGACGTATGCTTCTTATTTACCGAAAGAAGAAAAATTAGGTCAATCAGCAATGAACGTTGCGCTTTTGAATATCACCATTTCAATTTTAGCGGGTCTTGTTATATTTCCTGCAGTGTTCGCACTCGGCCACTCACCTTCTGAAGGCCCTGGATTGATATTCGTCATTTTACCAGCAATTTTTAGCCAAATTCCGTTTGGTAATTTATTTATGATCTTATTCTTCATCTTGATGCTTTTCGCTACACTTACTTCTTCAATTGCAATGCTTGAAATTGTCGTATCAAGTGGTATCAGAGAGAGAATCGAACGTAGAAAACGTGCTTCAATTGTATTTGGAATTCTCATCTTTGTCGTTGGTATTCCAAGTGCACTGTCATTCGGAGTCTTGTCTGATGTGAAAATATTCGGCAGTTCTATCTTTGATTTTGCTGACACATTAACGAGCAAAATCGGTATGCCACTCGGTGCATTACTCGTTTCGATCTTTGCAGGCTATGTATTGACGAAGTCTCAAACTGACGACGAACTTCGCATGCATCCAGTGATGAATAGCCTTTGGAAATTTCTCGTCAGGTATGCAGCTCCTACTGCTATCGTCATCATTTTCATCGTATGGATTATCGAACTATAAAATGTCGCTTTTGTTGTGAGCATCTACTGG
This region of Sporosarcina sp. ANT_H38 genomic DNA includes:
- a CDS encoding RNA polymerase sigma factor; translation: MDEMELIIKAQQGDKVAYGELMNLRYRTVEKFAYQCGVHLDDIPDVTQEVFIKLYRFLHQFKQDRFTTWLYKVTLNTARDYYRKEHREREKKAKANGTNLYPAQNSAETQILLFEEDLELHNAILKLDEKYRIPLILFYFQDLSYQQIADVLNIPLSTVKTRLHRAKDGLKKAIDKNGGASYGK
- a CDS encoding sodium-dependent transporter codes for the protein MKQRDQWSSKIGFVLAAAGSAIGLGAIWKFPYMVGMNGGSVFLLLFIICTIAIGLPILLAEFVIGRMGQADAITSLKRLAPGKKWPLIGWMGLAVSFILLSFYSVVGGWILSYLTRAIFFKLDATNHGDLFNTIIANPVEVLFAQAVFMGMTIWIVQSGIKGGIERASRWMMPMLFIFFIILAIRSLTLDGAMEGVRFLFVPDWSHLTGSTFLLALGQAFFSLSVGVTAMMTYASYLPKEEKLGQSAMNVALLNITISILAGLVIFPAVFALGHSPSEGPGLIFVILPAIFSQIPFGNLFMILFFILMLFATLTSSIAMLEIVVSSGIRERIERRKRASIVFGILIFVVGIPSALSFGVLSDVKIFGSSIFDFADTLTSKIGMPLGALLVSIFAGYVLTKSQTDDELRMHPVMNSLWKFLVRYAAPTAIVIIFIVWIIEL